From Rhineura floridana isolate rRhiFlo1 chromosome 5, rRhiFlo1.hap2, whole genome shotgun sequence, a single genomic window includes:
- the RNF149 gene encoding E3 ubiquitin-protein ligase RNF149, with the protein MVLVRRVTLPLLVALAAVGCPRVAWSLVWYTAWVTTVYTEPGTNRTMRSSTESGRYGEGSPKQSAQGLVGIPRGGTARHMEGCASDVEYEIPMPPGTSRGGLSRDKAAGVSRSWIALVTHGGCSLKDKIANAVRKRAAAVVIYNEPGFGNSTLAMPYNYGTGNTVVIMVGYLKGMEILEPVRRGIPVRMTIGVAGKQHAQEYIRGQSVVFVSIAFITMMIISLAWLIFFYMQRFLYRGSQFRNQGHREETMKAIGQLSLHIIKQEDMGLNVGAENCAVCIENYKPKDIVRILPCKHVFHRHCIDPWLLDHRTCPMCKLDVIKALGYWGGPKDELEIAMPESISGSILAGSWNVAVQEEERSETSDLPASSANESALNSNSLNEDDGERRALLEMDGRNSRHEEHLSSGNTL; encoded by the exons ATGGTCTTGGTGCGTCGCGTAACGCTGCCGTTGTTGGTTGCGCTGGCGGCGGTGGGGTGTCCGCGGGTCGCCTGGTCTCTGGTGTGGTACACGGCTTGGGTGACCACGGTATACACCGAGCCCGGCACCAACCGCACGATGCGGAGCAGCACCGAGAGCGGCCGTTATGGGGAAGGCTCGCCCAAGCAGAGCGCGCAAGGCCTGGTAGGCATCCCCCGCGGCGGGACCGCCCGCCACATGGAAGGCTGCGCTTCGGATGTTGAGTACGAAATCCCTATGCCGCCCGGAACTTCCCGCGGCGGCCTGTCGAGAGACAAAGCAGCGGGGGTGTCTCGGTCCTGGATCGCTTTGGTGACGCACGGGGGCTGCAGCTTGAAAGACAAAATCGCCAACGCGGTGAGGAAGCGGGCGGCCGCCGTGGTGATCTATAACGAACCTGGGTTCGGCAACTCCACCCTCGCTATGCCGTACAATTACG GTACTGGTAATACAGTTGTAATTATGGTTGGGTATCTAAAAGGAATGGAGATCTTGGAGCCAGTGCGAAGAGGGATTCCAGTGAGGATGACGATTGGTGTTGCTGGCAAGCAACATGCACAAGAATATATCAGGGGGCAGTCAGTTGTGTTTGTCTCAATTGCATTTATCACCATGATGATTATATCATTAGCATGGCTTATATTTTTTTATATGCAGCGCTTCCTCTATCGTGGATCACAGTTTAGAAACCAG ggcCACAGAGAAGAAACAATGAAAGCAATTGGCCAGCTGTCGCTGCATATTATAAAGCAGGAAGATATG GGCTTGAATGTTGGTGCTGAAAATTGTGCAGTATGCATTGAAAACTATAAACCAAAAGATATAGTTCGAATCCTACCTTGCAA ACATGTCTTTCATAGGCATTGCATTGATCCCTGGTTGCTGGACCACAGAACATGTCCAATGTGTAAACTAGATGTCATCAAAGCTCTAGGATATTGG GGAGGACCTAAAGATGAACTTGAAATTGCAATGCCTGAATCAATCAGTGGTAGCATACTGGCTGGAAGCTGGAATGTCGCTGTACAAGAAGAGGAGAGAAGTGAAACAAGTGACTTACCAGCATCTTCTGCTAATGAATCTGCATTAAATAGTAACAGTTTAAATGAGGATGATGGTGAAAGAAGAGCCTTACTTG AAATGGATGGCAGAAATAGTCGACATGAAGAACACCTGTCAAGTGGAAACACTCTGTGA